In Thermodesulfovibrionia bacterium, the genomic window AAGAGGTGAAGAGAGTCTGCAAAAAACTTGGTTTGAGAGACTGGTCAGAACTAAAAGAAGGAACCATATCCAAAAAAGAAGCATCAGCGATTCTTAAAGCAGTGAACACCCAGAAAATGGATATCCCGCTTGAAGATTTCATGCAGGGATTGGAAGTAGAACTTGAACACGGCACAAGATATGAAGACGCGAATGTCACTAACAACCATCCTGTCATAACCGGGAAGATAGTTTTAGCCCATCTCAAAGAGACCATGGATTACTACAAGAGGATCGAT contains:
- a CDS encoding DUF5661 family protein is translated as MKLPEYITAKEVKRVCKKLGLRDWSELKEGTISKKEASAILKAVNTQKMDIPLEDFMQGLEVELEHGTRYEDANVTNNHPVITGKIVLAHLKETMDYYKRIDVAEIEGDLLKAVLAKDIKKIEAKYKKLIKAQKELNQAVAKQMK